The genomic region ACACGCTGATCGGCCAGGATTTTTATCAGCGGCTTTTTGCTGCTAAAGATGAGAACACCTCCTTCTGGGCGGCCATACTTTCAGGTGTTATTCTCAGTGCCTTTGCTATTTTTCCGACCCTGACTGGCATGGCTTCGCGATCGATCTTTGGGGATGAAATTGCTGCAGCGGAAGCTGTGCCCATGTTAATAACCGAAGTACTGCCGCTGGGTATAGGCACGCTTATAGTTGCCGCTATAATTGGAGCAATTATGTCCACGGCGGATTCGCTGCTGGTGGCGGGAACATCACATATAACCCATGACATCTACGCTGAACTGATCAATCAGGACATCGAAGAGAATTCCAAAAAGATGCTGTTCATCTCCCGGCTCTGGACGGTGATACTCGGACTGCTGGCTCTCTTTATGGCTTTGACCTTCGAAGCCATCATCGGCCTGCTCCTCATGTCCTATACGCTCTATTCAGCCGGAGTTTTTATTCCGGTAGTGCTGGGGCTTTACTGGAAACGAGGAAACGCCACAGGAGCCATCCTGGGGATAGTGGCCGGCTCTACTGCCGGGGTAGCAGGAGAGCTGGGCTGGATAGATTTTGGAGGGGTGCCGGTGATAGTAGCCGGGGCTCTGGTCTCTCTGGTTCTTTACGTTGTCGGTTCTCTTTTGACAGAACCGCCGGCTGAACTTCCCGAGGAAGTGGTTTGAAATTTTAAAATGAGCCCGTGAAATCAATATGCTTTAATCCAGTACGGTATCTATAAATATGAATCTTCTTGTTATCAGTTATTGTGATATTTTAAGATTGCAGGGCTGGGGTGGGGGTACCCCCACCCCAGAATTTCCAGAGTTGTGCTCCGCCCCGTACTTTGATACAATAAACCTGCGGGATGGAGCGCACTGCGGCCCTCTTATGAGGGTAACGCTATTAAACTGTGAGCTCCATCCCGTTTTGTATTTTAAATCTGGTTTGAACAGGTGGGTTAGGCAAGGTCTTCAGTTGCGGCTCTGGCTCTGTCAGAGTAACGCTTTTTATCAAACTGCCGCCCACCTGCCTATATACATCATCAGAGGCGAAAAATAGGGAGTTGCGGTTTTAAACACTATCACAATAACGTTCGCCTGATGATGTTAATATAACTCTCATAACCAGCTTACAAGGAGTTGATTTTGATGGATTTTCAGGATTATCTTTTCGTCGGGGTGGACACTCACAAAGAAGAACATACAGCTTCTGCTGTCAATTTCTTTCACCAGGAGCTAAAGAGTATTACTATTTCCAATAATCCGGCTAATTTTGATGAGTTTATAGCTGAGCTGGAAGATGCAAGCCCAAATGGCGAAACTTTGGTATTCGGCCTGGAAGATACTCAGGGCCTGGGGAGAAATCTCGCCCAGTGGCTGGTGCGCAAAGGGTTTTTGGTTAAAGAAGTTAACCCTGCCATAACCAGGCGCGAAAGAAAGCATTCCCCTGATCCCGATAAATCCGATGACATCGACGCTAAAGCCATTGCCGATGCGCTAATTTCCGACTGGGAAGAACTCCCCCAGGTAGAAGAGGATGAAACATTTGAAGCCATCAGAACACTAAATAACCAGCGAGAGAATTTAGTACAGCGCAAAATCCAGATCAAAAACAGACTGCATAAATTAATTCATCAAAATTATCCCGAATACAAAAAGTTTTTCAGCGATTCCTTTGGCAAGACCGCCCTTGCCTTCTGGGAGAAATATACCCATCCCTCCGAACTGAAAAATTATGGGGAGACCAGACTGCACAAATTTCTGAAAGAACAGGCTAAAAGCATTCCCAATGATAAAGCCAAAACAATACTCTCCTTAGTCGATAAGGATAAGAACATGAGAGAAGATGCTTGTGCACGAAATTCCATTATTCTCATGTTAATAAAGGAGCTCAAACAGCTTCGTCAACATCTTGAGAGCATAAACAATAAACTGGAAGCTGCGGTACAAAAAAGCGAATACGAACTTACCACTATGCCAGGTATGGATTACAAATTAGCGGCTAAGTTTATTTCCTATATCAGAAACATTGACCGCTTTGGCTCAGGAGATAAATTAGCCCGCTATGCCGGCCTGGCACCCGTAGAGCGAAGCTCTGGCAGTTCTAAAGCTCATACGCATCTAAAATACGGGTGCAGAGATTTAAATAGCGCATTTTATATGCTGGCCCTACAGCAGATAGGTTCTTATCGCAATGGCAAGGTGAAAAGTGATGTAGCCTACAGCTATTATCAAAAAAAGCTGGCAGAGGGTAAGACCAGAAAAAACGCTATTAGATGTCTGCAAAGACGCCTGGTGGATATAATTTATGCCATGATGAGAGATAGATCGGTATATCAGCCACCAGAGATCCCGGATTATCAGGTTCTAAAGCGGTCAGGCTGAAAAATTTTACCCCTCAATCTGCGCAGTAATTAAGGCTGAAAAACTCAATATTTCATTGCCGAGGGTGTAGTATGCCTGATTTGCTGCCTTGCTGAAAGTATAAAAGCATATTTTGAAAGCTTAACTTGACATAGGGAGTTTGATAGATATAGCATAAGATCGGGGGAAAATTTCATTGTGAACGCAGCTTTATATCTTACAGTACAACTAAATGAGGTTTTTACACACCCATTAGCCAACTGAAGACAAGAAGATCTATAAATATTTTCTGTTTTATCATCCGTCATTCTGCTGGCCGGTCCCGAAACACCGAAGGCAGCCATTATTTCTCCTTTATGATCGAAGATAGGGCCGGCCACACATCTTATTTCCAGATCCGATTTTTCGCGTCCGTTCATAATATATATAATTTTTATATCTCACTCAAATCAGCAAATCTATCCTTCAGAGATGGATACAGAGATTTATACAGCGAATAATACTTTTCATATTTTTTGACCGCTTCCGGATCAGGCTTTACCCTATCAACCACACTTAAAGCTTTAGAACAGGCCTCTTCAAAATCGGCAAAGACTTCTGTACCCACTCCTGCAATCAAAGCTGCTCCGAAAGCAGGACCTTCCTCCACATTAATCAGGCTTATTTCTTCATTCAGAACATCGGCCAGTATCTGCTGCCAGACTTTACTTCTGGCTCCTCCCCCGATAACCCTCACTTCTTCCAGTTCAATGTCCCTGGCTTTGATGAGTTCGAGCGAATCTCTAATCCCAAAACATACACCTTCCATCACGCTGCGGAAAAAATGACTCTGATCATGGCGGGCAGAGAGGCCAAAAAATACACCCCTGGCATCGGCATCTGCGTGAGGGGTCCTCTCGCCATAAAGATAGGGGAGAAATATAAGCCCCTCGCTGCCGGGCTCGACTTCCGAAGCCATTCTGTTGATCTCATCATAATTATATTCCTCATCATACATGCTCTCCTTAATCCAGCTCATGGACATACCGGCTGAAAGCATAACTCCCATCATATACCAGCTATTTGGACGAGCATGATTGAAAAGGTGAATTCTTCCCTCTTCATCCGGTTCCGGCTCATCTGTATGCGCCAGCACCACTCCGGAAGAACCTATACTGACCATCGAGCGCCCTGTTTTAATTATACCGCTTCCCACTGCGCCACAGGCGTTATCCGCGCCACCGGCTATCACAGGTGTCCCTTCTGCCAGCCCCAATTTATCAGCGACCTCTGGCCTGATTTCACCACCAACATCGATAGAAGACATCAGCGGCGGCATAATTTCAGGTGTTATCTCCAGTTTTTCCAGTATTTGATGCGACCATTCTTTGCTCTCGATGTCGAGCAGCAGCGTGCCCGCTGCATCGGAATATTCCATGGCTGCCTCGCCAGTTAGACGAAATCGAAGGTAATCCTTCGGCAGCAGAAGACAATCTGTCCTGCGATAATTTTCCGGTTCATTTTGCTTGAGCCATAATATTTTAGGGGCCGTAAAACCTTCCAGAGCGGGATTACCTACATTCTCCAACAAATTTTCAAGCCCTCCCACCCTCTCATAAATCTCCTGACACTGGCTCGAAGTTCTGGTGTCACTCCAGAGAATTGCAGGTCTGATCACCTTCATATCTCTATCCAGAAATACAGCACTGTGCATCTGTCCGGAAAGACTTATGCCTGCAATATTTTCAGAGCTAATCTCCATCTGATTTAAAATATTTTTAATAACTTCAACTGTGGACTCCCACCAAATTTCAGGGTCCTGTTCCGCCCAGCCAGGTCTGGGATTACTCAAATCCTGTTCACTGGAGCCAGTAAGCACCAGCTCTGCTTTTTCATTCACCAGAACTCCTTTTACGCTGCTTGTACCGATATCTAAACCCAGCAAATAATTCATTTACCAACCCTCCGGACTAAAATTTTGCAGTTTTAGCTTTCATCTTCAGAATTACTTATCCAGTTTTTCCCTCTCTTCTAATTTTCTCTGGTTTTTTCGGCTAACTCTCACTCCGCTGTTAACAATATATATTCCGATCAAAAATGAAAGACCTCCGCTGAGAATGCTTCCCAGAGATAAAAATACCAGGCCAAAAAACACAAAAACGGTTCCCGCCGCATAATAAATTATTGGAGCCATCAGAAAATCCACCTCCCCTCATATCTCACCGCAGGCTTTCCCGGTCAGTATTACTCAGTCCAGTCCCTCGTAAATACTCTCCAGAGAAATTTGATCGGTTTCGACCTCATAGTTTACAAAATCCTCATCAAAGACAGCCAGCTTAACCTCCACTTCCTGATCTCCAATACTGATGTCTTTTACCTCGCTTCTTTCTCCTTCAGGATATACTTCAGTTATATCTCCCTTTTCGATATCGAGGGCATAAAGTGTCCCCCCTACAGAGACTGTACCGTAACCAAATCCTCCTATGAAAAGCAGGTGTTTTTCATCCAGCCACCAGATCTTTTTAGGGGTGTACTGCTCAGGGAGGTCTTCTCCCCTGACCAGTTCTCTTATCTCATCATTTTCATAATCGTACAGGTAGATAGACCCTATCCTCTCCCATTCAGTCGGTGCAATATAGGCAAGCTTATCTTCCTGCGGTGAAATAAGGGGTTCAGAGGGCTGATCTTCCGATAAAGTTCTCTCTCTGTCCTCAGTATCTATCTTTAAATATTCCATGCCATTTTCGCTGTCATATTCAATCTTTTCTGTGGTAATCCTTTCAGGTTCCACCTCTCTTTCAATCTGTGGTTCAGGTTCTGCCTCTTCAGTCCTCATCAAAAGCTGAAATTGATAGGATAAGAAAACTCCCGCAGCAAAAGCTATTGAAATAACAACCACAAAGAGAAACAATTTATACTTTTTAGGCATAAGATATCATCCTAATATTCCTGTATTTATTTGACTGCTTAATCTATTTCTTTCTCGTATATATCGAGCAATATATCAGGCCTGTCGGTGATAATTCCATCTGCTTTCAGCTTTTTCAGATGCATCATTTCTCCAGGGTCATTCACAGTCCAGTAATGAACGGCGGCGCCATATCTGTTGGCCCTCTCGATAAATGTTTTTCTTCTGAGATCGATGCCCTTAAAATTGGTGGGAATCTGCACCGCTGAAAAGTCACGCCAGAAAAGACCTTCGAGTTTTAACAGGGTCAGAATAAAAAATACAGCAAACTCAACCCTGGCTGCCGAGCGATGGACCCGATCTGATAGAACCCTGTGATAATGAGTCAGCACCTCATCCTGAAAGCTCCCGGCTATGACTCTCTCCCCGGCTTCAGAGGAGTTAACCAGGTCTGCCAGAACCTCGGCTGCTCTTTTTCCTGTCTCTTCTTTATCCTTGATCTCCACGATCAAAATAGTGTCAGGAAATTCTTCCAGCACATCTGAAAGCAGAGGAATCTGCTGAGGCGTTTCTCTCTCAAAATCATAGCTAAAATCAAACTCTCTTAAATCATCCAGTTTCATATCTTCAATCCGGCCGCTGCCATCAGAAGTTCTGTCTATTCTGGCATCGTGATGCACAACCAGCTCTTCGTCGGCTGATAATCTTACATCCAGTTCGATTATATCCACACCCAATCGGGCCGCATTTTGAAAGGCTGTCATGGTGTTCTCGGGCTTAAGACCGGCTCCTCCTCGATGGGCTATAACTAAAGGGTTTTCTTCATTTTGGGTGATCAATGAATTTTCGGCGCCGGAATCAGCTTCCGAATTATTTGTTTTAGTTTTGCCGGTTCCTTCTCCAAATATACTGCCTACTATCCGGTATTCAGAAACTGCCAAAAGGCAGAGATAAACTGCAGCCAGGGCTGTAAAGAAATATATTAAAACAGCCATAACTTCAATCCAGATTTATTCAAATATGCCATCTACAATATCACCTACTGATCTGATAATTCTGGAAACAATACCTGCCTCGACAATATCCTCTTCAGCTATCAAATCGATGCTGTTGATTATTTCGTCCCCATCCACCAGCCTCATCTCCCCCATTTTTTCTCCTTCAGCTATGGGAAATTCAAAATCCTCTATAATGCTAACTTCTCGATCATAATCCAGATCTTCGCCTCTTTCGCGCAGAGCAGTAAGATCTTCAGCAGCGCGAGCGCTTACTTCTTCTTCGCTGCTGCCCGGAAAAGATATATTTTGAATTGAATCTCCTTCTTCTATGACAGTCTCCTGAACATAATTGCCAAATCCATAATCCAGCAGCTTTCGGGTTTGATCCTGACGTTCCTGATCGGATTCAGCATTTAATACAACAGAGATAAGCCTCATCCCTTCCCGTTCGGCACTGGCTGCCAGACAGTAACCGGCCTCCTGAGTTCGTCCTGTCTTTATACCATCCATACCGGGATAATCACGGACCAGCTGATTCAAATTTGCCAGCAGCGCTTCCCGATCGGGCAGCTCCAGATATTCCGACCAGATCTGACCCCATTCTCTGATTTCAGGATACTGTACAACCTCGCGGGACATTTTAGCTATATCTCTGGCCGTAGAATAATGATTATCGGCCGGCAGACCGGTTGAATTCTCAAAATTGGTATTTTCCATGCCGAGTTCTGCCACCCTCTCGTTCATCATTTCGATAAAACCGGAGTAGGTTCCCCCCAGATATTCTGAAAGCGCATAGGTGGCATCATTGGCAGAGGAAATTGTGATAGCTTTTAAAAGTTCTTCAACTGTGAGCGCTGTTCCGGCCTCCAGAAAAATTTGAGAACCTCCCATATCCTCGGCCCGACTGCTAACGGTCACTTCATCATCCAGCGATATCTCTCCCTCCTCCACGGCTTCCATAGCCATCAACATGGGCATGATCTTCGTGATGCTGGCGGGAGGGAGTTCTTCATCGGGATTTTGTTCATATAAAACCTGGCCTGTATTAGCTTCTACAAGAATAGCCGATCTGGCCTGCAGCTCGATGGCTGAGGCTGGAGTAGAAATTATCACAGCAGCAGCCAGCAGCAGCAGAGTCAAACCTGTTAATTTTATAAACCTGGATTTCATTTATATTTCACCTGCTCTTTTTTGAGATTTTTATTTTTGGATCTTCTTGTCTTCAGTTGGCTAATAGGGGTGTAAAAACCTCATTTAGTTGTACTGTAAGATATAAAGCTTAGTTCACAATGAAATTTTCCCCCGATCTTATACGATATCTATCAACAGATAACAAGAAGATCCATATATTTTTCCTGCAATCCTCAACAGCTTCTAATATAAACTTATGTGAATGGCCCCTTTTTTCCTGTTAACAACCTCAAATTATGAAGCAATATCGAGTAAAAATTTGATCGCAGCTGATTTTTAGTTATAATTGTAACTACAGGGTGGAAGCTATATTATAAATAATTTATATGCCTATTCAAATTATCAACAAAATATATAGATGGGGGAATCACTATGGATATTTTTCAGCGGCAGTGGCCCATGTTCACTGAAGTTGAAAAAGAACAAATTCGCAGCATGAAAGTCTTCGTTGGCGGGGTCGGCGGACTGGGCACCAATCAGCTCATTCAGCTGCAGAGAATCGGGGTAAAAAAAATATATTTTATAGACAGAGATCATGTGGAGGCTTCGAATTTAAACCGCCAGATACTTTACGGTCGCGGCGACATCGGGGAGAGCAAAGTCAGAACAGCCAAAAAGAAACTGGAAGAATTCAATTTAGAAACTGAAATAGAAGCCATTGAGGGGCAGATAACCCAGGACCTGGAAATTCCCGACGATGTCGATATTGTTCTGGATGCCCTTGATAATTACCAGGCCCGTTTTGATCTGGAAAAGGCAGCCTGGCAGAAGGAAAAACCCTTCGTTCACGGAGCAATTCGCTCCTGGCACGGCCAGCTTACAAGCATTATACCCGGTAAAACTCCCCGACTCGAGGAAATTTTGGGTGAAAATCCCGACAGTAAGAATGAAAAAAATGGGACCATACCAGTATTTTCACCGGCGGTGACGATGGTAGCTATTCTGCAGGTGCTGGAAGCGGTGAAGCTTCACCTTGATATTTCTGATAACCTGGCCAATAAATTGCTCTTTGTGGACATGCAGGATTACTCTCTGGAAAAAATCGATTTTAATTAACCATCAGAAAACTTGAGTTTATTCTAAATTTAAATTTAGATAGAATTAATAAACTCAAAAACCTAATGGAGGGGATAACTATCAAAGCCACAGGTATAGTAAGAAAAGTTGACGAACTCGGACGCATAGTGCTTCCCAAAGAACTCAGAGACACTCTCAATATCGACGAAAAAGATCCTCTCGAATTCTATGTAGAAGACGATTCTATAATTCTCGAGAAATATGAACCCGGCTGTTATCTATGCGGCAGCGTTGAAGATCTCATCCAGTATAAGGATAAAGATATATGCGAGGTATGCATTGCTGACCTCGGTGAAATGAGCTGATTTCACACCTGTACAAAAATCACCTGTTACAGGATAAAATCTCCCATCTCCTAACTTTAATAAGGTGATGGGAGATTTTTTATATTAGCTCACCGTGACCAGGATTTCGCGCCTGCTTCTGGGCCCGTCAAATTCACAGAGAAAAATATTCTGCCAGGTGGAGAGCATCAATTGATCTTCGCTCAAAGGTATCGTCTCCTGGGGACCTACCAGGCCGGATTTTAAATGAGCATCCCCATTTCCATCATGCCGGTCATGTTTCCAGACCCCCTGAGGAATGTGTTCCTGCAGAAATTCAATTACATCCTGCTGCACGCTGTCATCCCAGCTCTCCTGAATCATTATCCCGGCAGTAGCCCCTCTGACATAAACATTAACCAGTCCGTTTTCTTCGTCGATATCCGCGACTGCTTTTTTCACCCTGTGAGTTATATCATAAAGCTCTTCCCGGTTTTCAGTGGACATGACAATCGTCCGCTGCAATTTTTATGACCTCCATATAACAGTTATTTAGAATTTCCTATCCTTCATCCTTTTCTTCGTCAGGTCTATCATCAACTTGCTCGTCTTCCTCCTCATCCTCAGCACCCGGATCAAGATCGCCGACAGCTTCATCAGCGTCTATATCCAGATCTTCGGTATCAATATCGTCCAGATTAGTCTCCCCCTTCAGGTCAGCTTCTGGAGAAGCCTCTTCCTCTCCTATTTCGCCTTTTTTCTTCATCTCTTCAATATTCTCTTTAGTCTCCTCGATCAACTTTTCAACATCGATCTCAGAACCCTCAGGAAGATCAATATCTTCGCCGCGGGCGAAATATCTAAGCATCTCCATCGGCAGCGGAAACACAACCGAAGAACTTTCCGAGGAGGCAACTTCGCTGACCGTGCGCAGAGTCCTCAAATTCATAGAACCGGGCTGCGTGTTGAGAATGCCGGTCGCTTCGGCTATTCTGGCTGCAGCCTGCTTTTCACCCTGGGCCTGAATGACTACAGCTCTTCTTTCCCTCTCAGCCTCAGCCTGTTTGGCTATAGCCCTTTTCATGCTGGAAGGAATTACGATATCTTTCAGCTCGACAGCGCTGACCTTTATTCCCCAGGGATCTGTGGCCTCATCTATTACCCGCTGCAGCTTGGAGTTTATTTTCTCCCGCTCGGAAAGCAGCTCATCCAGCTCCGCTTCGCCAGCGATACTTCGCATCGTGGTCTGGGCCAGCTGTATGGTGGCCTGATGAAATTTTTCCACATTGATCACCGCTTTTTGAGGGTCAACCACCCGATAATAAAGAACTGCGTTAACCCTGCAGGTGACATTATCTTTGGTGACAACTTCCTGTTCGGGAACATCATATACCACTGTTCTGAGAGAGACTCTGACCACTCTATCAACTATAGGGATGACCAAAATTAAACCGGGCCCTTTTGTTTCCACAAATCGACCCAGGCGGAAGATTACAGCTCTATCATATTCTTTGATAATATAAATTGCCTGACTTAAAATCAGCAGAAACAGGATCAAAAAACCTATAGAAAAAAAGGGAACTCCTTCGACGTTAAACATAAATATTACCTCCCCCTGTAGAGCTGGAAAAACCAGCCCAGGCGCGAAATCTTTCACTCTTCTTTTCCGATGTCATTTTCACCTGTTTCCGAAAGCGGCCTGACAATTAAAATCATGCCCTCTCTGCCAATCACTTCAACTTTCTCGCCTTTTTCCAGGCTGCCAGCAGCTACATTCCGGTCGAGTCTGGCATTCCACATCTCTCCTCCCACTTTGACCATGCCCTGAGGAGCAATTTTTTCAGCTGCAACACCTTCTTTATCTCTGAAGATGCCCTTAATATCATCGCTGCCCAGCTTCCTGAGATTGATTATTTTTTTGAGAACAATCAGTATAAACAGAGCAGACATAGCAGCAATTCCTAATACCAGCATCCTAAAATTAGCAAACCATTCCGGCGGCATCAGGGGCTCGCCGGGAAATATAAAACCGCCCAGCACCAGTAATGCCACTCCTATTGTTGTGAATATGCCGAATGTCGGGGTAAAAAGCTCGACCACCAGGAAAAATATACCCAGAGCCACCATTATCAGCCCAAGATAATCAACTTCAATAATACCCAGACCAAAAAGAGCCAGAATGAGAGCCAGAGCTCCTCCAACCTCGGGAACGATTGTGCCGGGGGATGAAAACCCAATTATTATGCCATAAATACCCACCAGCATAAGGAGAAAGGTCACCTGAGGATTGCCCAGAATATTCTCAAAGCTTTCCCAGATATCCATTTCTCTCTCGGTCAATTCTGCTCCTGCTGTATTCAACTCCCTGGTTTCTCCTCTGATCTGAACTTCCTCTCCGTCAAGACTTTCCAGCAGCTCCGCTCTGCTTCTGCTGACCACATCTATTATCGTCTCCTCCAGAGCTTGATCGGCCGTAAGGGTCAGGTTCTCGGTCACAAATTTTCCGGCTATCTCCTCACTTCGACCTCTTTCCCGGGCCACGCTGCGAATATGTCCTTCTATAAAATTGATAGTTTTCTCATCGGCAGCTCCCTGGTCTCCTCCCGGGGTAAACTGCACAGGCATAGCAGCCCCGGTACTGGTGCCTGGCGTCATGGCAGCTTTGTGACCTGACAGCAGCAAAAAGCTTCCGGCCGAAGCTGAAATAGCTCCCGCAGGAGCGACATAGGTTATAATCGGAATGGGAGATTCTAAAAAATCTGACATTATTTTGAGAGTTGGATCTAAAAGCCCTCCCGGCGAGTCAATTTCCACCAGCAGGAAATCATAATTTTCTTCCTCAGCCTGTTCAAGGCTGTTTCTGAGCATTCTGGAAGTGCCCGAAGTTATAGTGCCTTCGACTCTTACCAAAAGCCCCCGTGTTTCCACCGGCTCCTCCTGTTCTTCCGGTATTCCCTCCGGCATCACATCGGCGGATATACTGGAAGCAGCCAGAGATGGTCCATTCAGATTAAAACCCAAAAATAAAATAAAACTCAACGCGATTATAATCGCCGCGACTTTCATAGCCTCAAAAAATCCGGTCAGCAGCGAGGGCGAGGAAATTTCTCCGCAAAGATATCTCATCTGCAGTTCCTCCTCATATATGGAGCCGGATTGGTTAAAAATCTTTTACAGAGCAATTATATTATATCATAATTAGAAAATAAAAGAAAAAAGAATTAAAAAAAGAACCCGGCTCATTATTGCCAGGCTCTTTTTGAATCAGAATAGTATTTTAAAATGCTTTTTAAATCCGGCCTTAGAGTTCAGGCTGCATATCCTCAGCGTCACCGTTGAACTCTTCCATGATATCTTCGGTGATATCTACAGAATCCAGATTTTCCTCTCCAGAGACTATGCCTTCTGAATTCAGCACCACGTTATAACCCAGTTCAGCAGCGATATCTTCGATATCAGTTTCTACATCTGCGATGGCATCTTCCAGAAGATCCTGCTGCATCTGCTGCAGCTGCTGCTGCATCTGCTGCTGCTGCATGGCTGCTTCTTCCTCATCCATATCTTCAAGTTCAGCCATCATTTCCATCTGCTCTTCCTGTATTTGCTGCTGTGCATCCATTATGGAAGGATGGACCATCAAAACCTCCTGCATATCGACAGTTGCGACTTCCAGATTATCGGCCTGAGCTGTAACAGCAGGTCCTAAAAGTACACCGGCTACCAACAAAACTACCAGCAGTGAAACTCTATAATCTTTAATGAATTTAACCTCCTTTGATCTATGACTTGCGTTTGCGCAAGTTATCTGATGTCCTGATCTTATCTGTTTATTGAGTATACCACTTTACTAAAAAAATTTAAACCCCGGGCCCGGAAATATGTTCGCTGCAGGTTTTGATAATTGAAAAGCAAGGCTAAATTAAAATTCCTCAGGAAAATATCCCCTTATTTCCTCCTCCGGCTCTACTGTGGTGATAGCTTTCTTCATGATCATCTGAATCTCTTCCTCAGTGCTCACAGAAATAACGTAATCGTCATAACCGGCCAGCTTCCCCTGGATCTGCACACCATTTTTTAAATAAACGGTGATATCCATATCTTCTTGTTTGATCTCTTCCAGAAAATTGTGCTGTAAGTTTAGGTCCTGCGACATCGCTTATTCCTCCTAATTTCAGGATAAAAATTTAAAAACATATAATTGATGCAGCTGTCTCCTGGTATTTTTACATTTCTGGACCGATATTAAATTTTCCTGCCGCTCTGATAATAGAAGTTTTTCAGGAAACTTTGTCCTCAGCTATAACCAGGTTCAGTTCATCGGTCAGATCGATCTCCTCTCCCGTATCCAGCAGCCGCACTATCGGACGACGCGGATAACCTTCATTCTGATCTACAACAACCGCTTCCCTGCCATCATTTAATCTGACCGTTATGCCGCTCGGATAAAGCGTGATATACCGCATAAAATATTTAACCAGCTCAGGATCAAATTTTTGACCGCTGCGCGAAACTATCAAATCGGCCGCCTCACTTATGGACCATCTCTCCCGATAAACTCTATCACTGGTGAGAGCATCAAAAACATCAGCTATGGCAACAATCCTCGGAAAAATGTGCAATTCTTCGCCTTTTACCCCGCGGGGATAACCATTCCCCTGAAAATTTTCATGATGGGAGAGCACGACTGAGAGAGAGGTTGCCTTTATTTCCTTAAAGTC from Halarsenatibacter silvermanii harbors:
- a CDS encoding IS110 family transposase encodes the protein MDFQDYLFVGVDTHKEEHTASAVNFFHQELKSITISNNPANFDEFIAELEDASPNGETLVFGLEDTQGLGRNLAQWLVRKGFLVKEVNPAITRRERKHSPDPDKSDDIDAKAIADALISDWEELPQVEEDETFEAIRTLNNQRENLVQRKIQIKNRLHKLIHQNYPEYKKFFSDSFGKTALAFWEKYTHPSELKNYGETRLHKFLKEQAKSIPNDKAKTILSLVDKDKNMREDACARNSIILMLIKELKQLRQHLESINNKLEAAVQKSEYELTTMPGMDYKLAAKFISYIRNIDRFGSGDKLARYAGLAPVERSSGSSKAHTHLKYGCRDLNSAFYMLALQQIGSYRNGKVKSDVAYSYYQKKLAEGKTRKNAIRCLQRRLVDIIYAMMRDRSVYQPPEIPDYQVLKRSG
- a CDS encoding IclR family transcriptional regulator domain-containing protein is translated as MNGREKSDLEIRCVAGPIFDHKGEIMAAFGVSGPASRMTDDKTENIYRSSCLQLANGCVKTSFSCTVRYKAAFTMKFSPDLMLYLSNSLCQVKLSKYAFILSARQQIRHTTPSAMKY
- a CDS encoding DUF4652 domain-containing protein is translated as MPKKYKLFLFVVVISIAFAAGVFLSYQFQLLMRTEEAEPEPQIEREVEPERITTEKIEYDSENGMEYLKIDTEDRERTLSEDQPSEPLISPQEDKLAYIAPTEWERIGSIYLYDYENDEIRELVRGEDLPEQYTPKKIWWLDEKHLLFIGGFGYGTVSVGGTLYALDIEKGDITEVYPEGERSEVKDISIGDQEVEVKLAVFDEDFVNYEVETDQISLESIYEGLD
- a CDS encoding HesA/MoeB/ThiF family protein — translated: MDIFQRQWPMFTEVEKEQIRSMKVFVGGVGGLGTNQLIQLQRIGVKKIYFIDRDHVEASNLNRQILYGRGDIGESKVRTAKKKLEEFNLETEIEAIEGQITQDLEIPDDVDIVLDALDNYQARFDLEKAAWQKEKPFVHGAIRSWHGQLTSIIPGKTPRLEEILGENPDSKNEKNGTIPVFSPAVTMVAILQVLEAVKLHLDISDNLANKLLFVDMQDYSLEKIDFN
- a CDS encoding glycerophosphodiester phosphodiesterase, with translation MAVLIYFFTALAAVYLCLLAVSEYRIVGSIFGEGTGKTKTNNSEADSGAENSLITQNEENPLVIAHRGGAGLKPENTMTAFQNAARLGVDIIELDVRLSADEELVVHHDARIDRTSDGSGRIEDMKLDDLREFDFSYDFERETPQQIPLLSDVLEEFPDTILIVEIKDKEETGKRAAEVLADLVNSSEAGERVIAGSFQDEVLTHYHRVLSDRVHRSAARVEFAVFFILTLLKLEGLFWRDFSAVQIPTNFKGIDLRRKTFIERANRYGAAVHYWTVNDPGEMMHLKKLKADGIITDRPDILLDIYEKEID
- the xylB gene encoding xylulokinase yields the protein MNYLLGLDIGTSSVKGVLVNEKAELVLTGSSEQDLSNPRPGWAEQDPEIWWESTVEVIKNILNQMEISSENIAGISLSGQMHSAVFLDRDMKVIRPAILWSDTRTSSQCQEIYERVGGLENLLENVGNPALEGFTAPKILWLKQNEPENYRRTDCLLLPKDYLRFRLTGEAAMEYSDAAGTLLLDIESKEWSHQILEKLEITPEIMPPLMSSIDVGGEIRPEVADKLGLAEGTPVIAGGADNACGAVGSGIIKTGRSMVSIGSSGVVLAHTDEPEPDEEGRIHLFNHARPNSWYMMGVMLSAGMSMSWIKESMYDEEYNYDEINRMASEVEPGSEGLIFLPYLYGERTPHADADARGVFFGLSARHDQSHFFRSVMEGVCFGIRDSLELIKARDIELEEVRVIGGGARSKVWQQILADVLNEEISLINVEEGPAFGAALIAGVGTEVFADFEEACSKALSVVDRVKPDPEAVKKYEKYYSLYKSLYPSLKDRFADLSEI
- a CDS encoding D-alanyl-D-alanine carboxypeptidase family protein, whose translation is MKSRFIKLTGLTLLLLAAAVIISTPASAIELQARSAILVEANTGQVLYEQNPDEELPPASITKIMPMLMAMEAVEEGEISLDDEVTVSSRAEDMGGSQIFLEAGTALTVEELLKAITISSANDATYALSEYLGGTYSGFIEMMNERVAELGMENTNFENSTGLPADNHYSTARDIAKMSREVVQYPEIREWGQIWSEYLELPDREALLANLNQLVRDYPGMDGIKTGRTQEAGYCLAASAEREGMRLISVVLNAESDQERQDQTRKLLDYGFGNYVQETVIEEGDSIQNISFPGSSEEEVSARAAEDLTALRERGEDLDYDREVSIIEDFEFPIAEGEKMGEMRLVDGDEIINSIDLIAEEDIVEAGIVSRIIRSVGDIVDGIFE